A region of Pleionea litopenaei DNA encodes the following proteins:
- a CDS encoding PstS family phosphate ABC transporter substrate-binding protein produces the protein MKLLKHIAAMATLSAAIISNPLAANKVDENLPTYEKTSGVSGNLSSVGSDTLANLMTLWQEEFKRLYPNVNIQIQAAGSSTAPPALTQGTANLGPMSRKMKSKEMAAFEEKHGYKPVAIPVAIDALAVYVNKDNPIKGLTIPQVDAIFSSTRKCKADGDISSWNGVGVDGLGDIQLFGRNSVSGTYGYFKSKALCKGDFKNSVNEQPGSAAVVQAISQSKNAIGYSGIGYVTSGVRLVPLAKKEGDEFVAATPENVLNGTFPLSRYLYIYINKNPNKPLSPLEREFLKMVLSKKGQEVVVKDGYVPLPAATAEKVLKMLD, from the coding sequence ATGAAACTTCTTAAGCATATCGCTGCAATGGCTACTTTGTCTGCAGCAATTATCAGCAACCCACTGGCTGCTAACAAAGTGGACGAAAACTTACCGACTTATGAAAAGACCAGCGGTGTTTCAGGAAACCTATCGTCAGTAGGTTCTGACACTTTGGCGAACTTAATGACCTTGTGGCAAGAAGAGTTCAAGCGTTTGTATCCAAACGTGAACATTCAAATTCAAGCGGCGGGTTCTTCAACTGCACCACCTGCGTTAACTCAAGGCACGGCAAACTTAGGTCCTATGAGTCGTAAAATGAAATCGAAAGAAATGGCTGCGTTTGAAGAGAAGCATGGTTACAAGCCAGTTGCTATTCCTGTAGCTATCGATGCATTAGCGGTTTACGTGAACAAAGACAACCCAATCAAAGGGTTAACCATCCCACAAGTTGATGCGATTTTCTCTTCAACTCGCAAATGTAAAGCGGATGGCGACATTTCTAGCTGGAATGGCGTTGGCGTAGATGGTTTAGGTGATATTCAATTGTTCGGTCGTAACTCAGTGTCTGGAACTTATGGTTACTTCAAAAGCAAAGCTTTGTGTAAAGGTGACTTTAAAAACAGCGTAAACGAGCAACCGGGTTCTGCTGCTGTTGTTCAGGCCATCAGCCAATCTAAAAACGCAATCGGTTATTCAGGTATCGGTTACGTGACTTCAGGTGTTCGTTTAGTTCCTTTAGCGAAAAAAGAAGGTGACGAGTTTGTTGCTGCAACACCAGAGAACGTACTAAATGGAACTTTCCCATTAAGCCGTTACTTGTACATCTACATCAACAAGAACCCTAACAAGCCTTTGTCTCCACTTGAGCGTGAGTTCTTGAAAATGGTTCTTTCTAAGAAAGGTCAAGAAGTGGTTGTTAAAGATGGATACGTTCCTCTTCCTGCAGCAACAGCTGAGAAAGTTTTAAAAATGCTTGATTAG